From bacterium, a single genomic window includes:
- a CDS encoding DUF151 domain-containing protein translates to MAISAAPDPELRRVRVRNVLLDSRTTQPVVLLEEIQGGKVLPIWIGPSEAQAILMEMRKIRPPRPMTHDLLRDILGGLRARIDRVVITEMKSGTFYSKIHLQSEGRSLIVDSRPSDAIALALRAGAPIYVREKVMQAAFPSEEGRDLTHRARLGLIVQKMTPALSRYFGAGKADGLLVSKIMNGGPAARAGLRPGDVIYQVGGKPVSSVRAFEENFLGHSSGFTVSVRRGHKGEGLEMKLSAAPEQGGRAQ, encoded by the coding sequence ATGGCCATCTCCGCGGCGCCGGACCCGGAGTTGCGCCGCGTCCGGGTTCGCAACGTTCTGTTGGACTCACGTACAACACAGCCCGTCGTTTTGCTGGAAGAAATTCAAGGAGGAAAGGTTCTCCCGATATGGATCGGTCCATCGGAGGCACAGGCGATTCTCATGGAGATGCGGAAAATCCGCCCGCCCCGCCCCATGACGCACGATCTGCTCCGAGACATCCTCGGCGGCCTGCGCGCGCGGATTGACCGCGTGGTGATCACCGAGATGAAAAGCGGGACGTTTTACTCGAAGATCCATCTTCAGTCCGAAGGCCGAAGCCTGATCGTCGACAGCCGGCCCTCGGATGCGATCGCGCTGGCGCTGCGGGCCGGGGCGCCGATTTATGTCCGCGAAAAAGTGATGCAGGCGGCGTTCCCCTCGGAAGAAGGGCGGGACCTGACGCACCGCGCTCGGCTCGGACTGATCGTTCAAAAGATGACGCCCGCTCTCTCGCGCTACTTCGGCGCGGGCAAGGCGGATGGGCTCCTTGTCTCGAAAATCATGAACGGCGGCCCGGCTGCCCGCGCGGGATTGCGCCCGGGTGATGTGATCTACCAAGTAGGCGGGAAGCCGGTTTCGTCCGTGAGAGCGTTTGAGGAAAATTTTCTGGGACATTCGAGCGGTTTCACCGTCTCGGTGCGCAGGGGACATAAAGGCGAGGGATTGGAGATGAAGCTTTCTGCCGCGCCAGAACAAGGCGGCCGCGCCCAATGA